In Bacillus sp. KH172YL63, one genomic interval encodes:
- the rsmG gene encoding 16S rRNA (guanine(527)-N(7))-methyltransferase RsmG, translating to MNVNQFQSMLEEKGISLSSKQLDQFERYYELLVEWNEKMNLTAITDKEDVYLKHFYDSVSAAFYVDFTQVQSLCDVGAGAGFPSIPLKICFPHLHISIVDSLNKRISFLNHLSDELGLDNTNFYHDRAETFGKNKAHRESYDMVTARAVARMSVLSELCLPLVKKGGWFVAMKASNVNEELTNAKKAIGTLGGQTEKIYSFVLPEEESERNIVKINKVKETPNKYPRKPGTPNKLPLE from the coding sequence ATGAATGTAAATCAATTTCAATCCATGCTTGAGGAGAAGGGGATCTCCCTTTCTTCCAAGCAATTAGATCAGTTTGAGCGCTATTACGAATTGTTGGTTGAATGGAATGAAAAAATGAACCTGACGGCCATCACCGATAAGGAAGATGTGTATTTAAAGCATTTTTACGATTCGGTCAGTGCGGCTTTCTATGTTGATTTCACACAAGTTCAATCTCTATGTGATGTGGGCGCAGGGGCAGGATTTCCGAGCATCCCTTTGAAAATCTGTTTCCCTCACCTGCATATCTCCATCGTTGATTCCCTGAACAAGCGCATCTCATTTTTAAACCATTTATCAGATGAGCTGGGACTGGATAACACGAACTTCTATCATGACCGTGCAGAAACGTTCGGAAAAAATAAAGCGCACCGGGAAAGTTATGATATGGTCACTGCCAGGGCGGTTGCCAGAATGTCCGTTCTGAGTGAATTATGTCTGCCGCTTGTGAAAAAGGGCGGTTGGTTCGTAGCCATGAAGGCCTCCAATGTGAACGAAGAGCTTACAAACGCAAAGAAAGCGATCGGCACGCTTGGCGGACAGACCGAGAAGATCTATTCATTCGTGCTTCCTGAAGAGGAAAGTGAACGGAACATAGTCAAGATCAACAAAGTGAAAGAAACACCTAACAAGTATCCCAGAAAACCTGGGACACCGAATAAATTACCATTAGAATAG
- the mnmG gene encoding tRNA uridine-5-carboxymethylaminomethyl(34) synthesis enzyme MnmG yields the protein MQYDAGQFDVIVIGAGHAGVEAGLASARMGAKTLMVTINLDMVAFMPCNPSVGGPAKGIVVREIDALGGEMGRNIDKTHIQMRMLNTGKGPAVRALRAQADKFTYQHEMKRTIENEPNMTLLQGMVEELIVEDDEVKGVVTMTGAAYRAKTVVITTGTFLRGEIILGDLKYSSGPNNQQPSIRLSDHLHELGFDTVRFKTGTPPRVNSSTIDYSKTEIQPGDDIPRAFSYETTKYITDQLPCWLTYTNEHTHQLIDDNLHRSPMYSGMIKGTGPRYCPSIEDKVVRFHDKPRHQIFLEPEGRNTQEVYVQGLSTSLPEDVQQKILQTIPGLEEVQMMRAGYAIEYDSIVPTQLWPTLETKKIKNLYTAGQINGTSGYEEAAGQGLMAGINAACRALGKEEVILSRSDAYIGVLIDDLVTKGTNEPYRLLTSRAEYRLLLRHDNADLRLTDIGHRIGLISDERYGRFTAKKEAIEAEKKRLESIRIKPTEETQAVIREAGGSELKDGILAADLLKRPEMNYSHIKSLVPSETELDADVEEQVEIQVKYEGYIEKSLQQVDKMKKMENKRIPENIDYNAISGIASEARQKLIEVQPLSLAQASRISGVNPADISILLVYIEQGKIAKVSGDQ from the coding sequence ATGCAATATGACGCAGGGCAATTTGATGTCATTGTCATTGGTGCTGGCCATGCAGGTGTTGAAGCGGGACTTGCTTCGGCACGAATGGGAGCAAAAACGTTAATGGTGACCATTAACTTAGATATGGTAGCTTTTATGCCATGTAATCCATCAGTCGGAGGACCGGCAAAAGGGATCGTCGTAAGGGAAATTGACGCCCTTGGTGGAGAAATGGGGCGTAATATAGATAAAACGCATATTCAAATGCGGATGTTGAATACAGGGAAAGGACCGGCTGTACGTGCATTGCGTGCACAGGCGGATAAATTCACATATCAACATGAAATGAAGCGTACGATCGAAAATGAACCGAACATGACCTTGCTTCAAGGGATGGTCGAGGAATTGATCGTTGAGGATGATGAAGTCAAAGGTGTCGTCACCATGACAGGAGCTGCATACCGTGCGAAAACAGTCGTCATTACGACAGGTACGTTCCTCCGTGGAGAAATCATCCTTGGAGACCTGAAATATTCCAGTGGTCCGAATAACCAACAACCGTCGATCAGACTGTCTGATCATCTGCACGAACTTGGCTTTGATACGGTCCGTTTCAAAACAGGGACACCGCCGCGGGTGAATAGTTCGACGATCGATTATTCGAAAACGGAAATCCAGCCGGGTGATGATATCCCACGGGCATTCAGTTATGAAACGACCAAATATATCACTGACCAGCTTCCATGCTGGTTGACGTATACGAATGAACACACCCATCAATTGATTGATGATAACCTGCATCGTTCACCGATGTATTCAGGCATGATCAAAGGAACAGGACCGCGCTATTGTCCTTCAATCGAGGATAAGGTCGTCCGCTTCCATGACAAACCACGTCACCAGATTTTCCTTGAGCCTGAAGGAAGAAACACTCAGGAAGTATATGTACAAGGTTTATCAACAAGTCTGCCTGAAGATGTACAGCAAAAGATCCTTCAAACGATTCCGGGTCTTGAAGAAGTACAAATGATGCGTGCCGGTTACGCCATCGAGTATGATTCCATCGTACCGACACAGCTGTGGCCGACCCTGGAAACGAAAAAAATCAAGAACCTCTATACAGCAGGACAAATCAACGGGACTTCCGGTTATGAAGAAGCAGCAGGCCAAGGGTTGATGGCAGGAATCAACGCAGCATGCCGTGCACTTGGGAAGGAAGAAGTCATCTTAAGCAGGTCTGATGCTTACATCGGGGTGCTGATCGATGACCTAGTGACCAAAGGGACGAACGAACCTTACCGCCTTCTGACGTCACGTGCCGAATACCGTCTGCTCCTCCGCCACGACAATGCGGATCTTCGCCTGACGGATATCGGTCACAGAATCGGATTGATTTCTGATGAGCGTTACGGCCGATTCACGGCGAAAAAAGAAGCGATCGAAGCCGAGAAGAAGCGTCTTGAAAGCATCCGCATCAAGCCGACTGAAGAAACACAGGCGGTCATCCGTGAAGCCGGCGGAAGTGAGCTCAAAGACGGCATCCTCGCTGCCGATCTACTAAAGAGACCTGAAATGAATTACAGCCATATCAAATCACTCGTTCCAAGTGAAACAGAACTTGATGCCGACGTGGAGGAACAGGTTGAAATTCAGGTGAAATACGAAGGTTATATTGAAAAATCCCTTCAACAGGTCGATAAAATGAAGAAGATGGAAAATAAAAGAATCCCTGAAAATATTGATTACAATGCGATCAGTGGCATTGCATCTGAAGCAAGGCAGAAATTAATCGAGGTTCAGCCTCTTTCTCTTGCACAGGCCTCCCGGATTTCAGGAGTGAATCCTGCAGACATCTCTATTTTACTTGTCTATATCGAGCAAGGGAAAATTGCAAAAGTATCAGGTGATCAATAG